In Aquila chrysaetos chrysaetos chromosome 24, bAquChr1.4, whole genome shotgun sequence, the genomic stretch agggagggaaggagcagtgTTGGATGGAGGGGCTGCCACAGGCACCGCTGGCTCAGTCGGGGTGTCTGTAGCTTCCTCTAACAAACCGACAAACTCTGGGGATCAGACCTACTTAACAAGGCTTAGAATAGTTCAAACAAACAATTACAGTGATGTCCTTCCCATTCCTTTCCACCTCTTGAGTGACCGTAGGAGGGAATCCCCACCTCCCCTGGGTTTACTGCAAGGATAGCAGAGTCAAAGGTCTCGGGCCACACTTTTTAAAGAGTTGGGGTTCTGTTTCCACAACTGCACTGCCACTGCAGGCTGAGGGACCAGCAGCGGTGCTGAAGCAGCATGCTGAGCAGCCGGGGGCCAGAGGGCGGGTGGTGGGCTCAGCTTGGCTCTGGCTGGAAGTGCACCGAGTCGTGGGCACCCAGTGGCGCTGAGCTTACCTGTATCGATGTAGCCCAGGATGCAGAGTGTGATGGAGACGTTGACCTTTTCTATGATGAATTCATGTCgcaaggagctgaaaaatccgTCTAAGGCGAACTTAGTTGCTGAATAGGGAGCACTAAATGGGGCGGCAGTTTTCCCTGGAGCAGAGAGACAATGTCAGGGTTCGTGTACCGGATAGACATCAGCCTGCATGGCTCTCCCTTCCTCTTGCCCTTCAGGTAGCTACAATATTGTGATTTAGGGTGATGGGGTAAGCTGTCATGAATGCTtgagagaaataaacaaatgcaggaatgtttaaaatgtaatatatgGCGTATGATGGCATGAAGCACCTTCAGTTGTGGGTGATACTGTTCTTGTATTCCTGCATATACACCCATGTATAGCAAATGCATGTGTAATATGTGGCCACGCACCTAAAATAACCTGCAGTGGTGTACCATCGACTGCAACGCATGAAGGTGATTAGTGGGTGCGAAGAGCCTAGCAGGACAAGGCATAGAATATAAATCCCCCAGAGGACTTGAATTGTGCATCCAGGATATAAACCATACGCTGATCCCGACTCCTAGCGGGATGTCTCTCTGCCTTATGGTCCTTATTCTGTCTTTTGaagaagagctgcagcagggatcccttgcaggcagaggaagggatGTGGCAGGGAGAGCCTGGCCCCTTCTGTGCTCACCTGCTACAGATGAAACGACGACGATGCTGCCCTCGCTCTCCTTCAGCATGGGCAGGGCAGACACGGTCATCGCCACGTAGCTGAGGAAGTTGACCTCGAGGAGCTTTCGTACGTGCCCAACATCCCCATTGAAGTAGTTGAAGTAGCTGTAACCAATGTGATTTAGGATGAGCACATCGAGGCCTCCTGGAAGCAGAGCATGTTTGCTATTGGCAACCGGCAcctcaaaacaaagcagcttcttgctggctgggatggCCCCGAAACGTAGCGCGGGGTGTGTTGGGGAGTGAGGAGGGGCAGCTCCTCACCACCTACCCCAGGTGTTCTCAGCCTCCTTCACCACCACCTCGGGGAACGTGGTGTCCTCCATGGAGCCGCTCACGTAGCGGGCAGACGCGGCACCCAGCTCGAGGCACCGCTTCACAACCTGCAGTGACAGCGAGAGCAATGTTGGCGATGGACCCCCCCTGTTCCACAAAGGCTGCTGCTGTCTTGGGGTGGATGGGCAGCGCATCTCCCTGTCCTGCTGGAAACCCTTCTCGCTTCATGGGAGGAGACATGTTGCTCAGAGAAATGTTTCTGGCTGCAGAGTTAAACAACAGCACATCTGAGCCAATATTTAGTATTTATAAATACTGCATATGACCGCTTAATTTTGATTCTGTTGTATGCAGGATGTAAAACCAGCTCAGACTTTGAGAAAGGGCAAGGGCTGATCAGACCAGGACTTGGGCAGACTGGTGTTGTCCTTGGTGGTGGAGATCAGAATTCACAGCTGaagactgcagagaaagaaatgccGTGCTGCCAGCACTGGAAACACTTTGTTGTGGTGGAGGATGTGTGTTAGCACAAGCTCGTGCTGGGGAAATGCTGGGGTGGACCTGTAGGGTATCTGGCATCCCCGCGTGCCCGGGCCAGGGTGAGTATCTGCAGTCTGCCCGCCTGGGGGGTTCAGGATTGTAAATGTGTTTTGCCGACCCGGCGTGCTTTGCTTGCCATTTACTTTCTGCAGCTTGGCCTCCGTCCGCGCCGTGAGCAGGAGGTGGGCCTCCATGCGTGCCAGGTGATAAGCCATCTGCTCCCCGATGCCGCTGCTGGCTCCCGTCACGATCACCCGCTTCCCCCGGAGCATCTCTGGAGAGAAGGGCACAGGGCTCAGAGCCGGCACAGCCCACACCGTCCCCCCTCGTGCGGGCATTGGGGCTCCtctgcccccgccgcccctcgccTTCGGGCGCTGGGAGCTGCGGGCAGCAGCACCGTCGCGCTGCGGCGTGCACCGCTCACGCAGCCCCTGGCTGGAGTCTGGTCGTTAGTCCCGGTTTGGTGGGGAACACGTGCGAGGCTTGAGGTCTGCCTCCAGCCTGGTCTGGGAGTGGCTTTTAGAAGCGAAGAGAGTTGACTAATGAAAGGATTAAATGTTTAAAGTGGAAGACTGCATGTttcctaaataaataatttactgaGATTGGACACTTACTGTGCATCCCAGCAGACCCAGGATAATCCCGTGAGCTTTCCTGTGTGGCGCAGGGTGCTCTGACCCCTTGCACCGggggctgcctctgctcccctccgAGCCCTCAGCCCTTCCCACGCTTTGGCTTTCCTGGCTGCGCTTTGAAAGGCCCTTCAAATGGCCCGTGCTCTTCTGCGTGGGCACACgctgctgctctggcagcagcctTCCTGATTGTGGGTTTAAAGCGCGTTTTTTCCAATTACTTACCTTCATTGAAATTCTCAGgtgctgaataaaaataaaaggccagTGCCAGTCCCAGCAAGGGGATGAAAATCTTCAGGAGCAGACCCATCCTTCTGCAAAAGTACAGGCAGGAGAGACAGCAACCCTGTGGCTCTGACTGTGGGCAGGTGGATGTGCTAGTAGGTTGCAAACAGGGCTGGGAGCAATAGCAGTTTTGAACTGATTCTTGTCTTGCGTAAGTCTGCTGGTATCTGTTGgaccttttcttcttgcttcctGTAATTTAGCAAACATTAACCTAACGGAAAGTGTCGCTTTGGACTTTAGGCTGTCCCTTTGCACCCTTGTCCTGCCATGAGTTTCAGGTGTGTTTTTGGAAAGCATTGAAGGAAAGGCACTGAAAAGCTTCTGGCTTCATAGAGCCGTGAGCGTGTTGTTCGGTGGCTGCCTTCGGGGCTGGGACACCCATGTCCCCTCAGTGCAGACCTCCATGGGACGGgcatccttttctctctctctctctctctccagtccACGTCTAAAACTGAGGCAACGCTTCCCTTCCTTGCTGGCTGCCACAAGGATTTATTAATCGGCAACGATGACTGTGGTCCAGGTTCATAGGAATATCTAgagagagcagggctggcaaaGTTTGTGGTTTTAGGCTCTTATTGGTGCTTCTGGCTTATCCTACGTGATACCACCACCGGTGTAATACTGACAGCGTTGGGTGGCTCTTACACCTAAAAAAATTGCACTCTTTTCTTGAGGAATTGACTGATTGCAAAAGGCAGTAAAAGAGCCAAGCGGGTGAATAATAAAGATCTTCAGCTTTCACAAGTGTTGCGTGTCACACTGCTCAGCATCTGCGTGGGCATATGGCAAATGgatttacaaataattttctgaaagagaaagttTAAAGGGCAAAACCCGCTCTGCGTGCACTGGTTTGTGTAGGCGATCTTGGGATAAGGagaacagaaatgctgctttctgatTTCCCTTTGAAAGTGAGGAGCAAACCGCTCCTGGGGGGTGTTTCAGTGGGAATAATTTGGGGAGGTTTTGCATTGCTTTGTCTTGGGACAGGTAACGGTTGGTGCTCAAATGGCCAGAACCAGGGTAGATGTAAATGTGTTGACTTGGGCACCGCTGCCAGGGTCAGGGAAGCGGTGCCGAGCTCGCTGCGGGCTTAGGCTTTGCATTCACCATGCGTCGCTCCTGGTGCCTGAGCTCTCGGCTTAGGGTGGCGatgcagcagctttctgcatCTAGAAGGCATTTTCCGGTTATAATGTTTGTGCAAGAAACAGTCTACCAAGTTTGGAGAGTGTTGCTTGGGGTAAAAACCTGCCTTTAATTCGGCCGTTAGactaacaacaacaaccaaaaaaggGCTAAAAGACTGTTATGcctaaaatgaaatactgaaggaTTACTGCAGGGATTCGACCTTCCTGCAAAAGGCAAGTCGGAGGAGCGGTGCCCCCTGACAGCAGGATTTAGCGGTGGAGAAAGAGGGgatacaccccccccccccccaagagaACACGCAAGGCTGTTAGGTTAGTAAGTTTTATTCAATAATTAGTCTGTCCCGACTCTCCCCGCGGCGGGGGAAGGGGATGGCTCTAACCGGACGGGATGCCGCAGCTGCAGGGGCTTCCCCTCTTTGCCCCCCTCGCACCTCGCTGCCGGCCCTCCCGGCCAGCCCCGTCGGAGGCGATGCGATCTACTTAAACCCGAAATCACTAGCTCGGCGAAGCGCAAGCGGAGATTGCCGGCGGGCGGCCCGTCCCGCCGGGCCGGCAGCAGCCCTCGGCGCCCTGCGAGGCCCGTCTCCGCCGGCAGAGGAGGGTGTCGCACCGGCGAGCCCCGGCCCGGGCCGGCGGTCCGCCCTTAATCACCCCTCAATTagccgggcgggggcggcgcggggcggctcGCTAGTTCCTCTTGAGGCCGTCCAGGCGGTAGCGGCTCCTGACCAGGTAGTCCAGCAGCTCGGCGGCCCAGTCCCGCAGGAGGAGCGGGAGGCGGGTGGAACCGTAGCGGTAGTAGAGCTCCCGCCGGCGGAGGGCCCCGGCCCGCAGGATCTCCAGCGCGCACTCCTCCCGCGGCGCCGGCGCCACCAGCAGCACCTCGGCGGCGGCGCGCAGCGCGCTCTCTGCTCGGGACCGGGCGGCAGTCAGCACCGGGGCGACGGGGgtcgggcgggggggggaggccggCTCGTTACACGCAGAGCGGGGCTCGCCGGGCGGCTGCTAAACGCGGCGCTTCGGGAGGGaaaggccccccccccccccccaactctgCCCGAACCGCGCCCTCgccttagaatcatagaatcgtgtaggctggaaaagaccttcaaggtCATCGAGGCCGACCGccatccatgcccactaaagcgtgttctggagtaccccatcgctttttgaatacctccagggatggggaccctaccgcttccctgggcagcctattccaatgtctgacaaccctcaGTAAAGAggtttttcctaatatctaacccaaatctcccttgccgcaactcGAGGCCAtctcctctcatcctatctccagccacctgacagaagagaccagcacccacctcgctacaaccccccttcaggtagttgtagagagcagttaggtctcccctcagcctcctcttctccagactgaacagccccagctccctcagctgctccccaTAAGACctatgctccaggcccctcaccagcttctcACCCCTAGATGGGATTAGTGGGAGGCAGGTGGCCGGCACTTCCATTTGGACCAATGGAACGTGCACCTAACCGGCGGGGGCTGGTTTTGCGTAGCACGGGGAGAGAAGTTAGTTTTGGGACCGCTTTTTGGtggaggggagagcagagggtGTTTGGCATGCACCCGCGCGACAGCAGGGCgggaggagaagcagaggtGACAGCGGAGAGTCGGTGGCAGAGGGAGGCgaagggcaggagaagcagctgaggtgACGCTCGGCTCCTCACAGCTGGATCGGACAGCACTGATCTTACCAGTATCAATGAAGCCAAGGATGCAGAGCGTGATGGAAACGTTCACGCTCTGAATGCTGAATTCCTGCCTCAGGGAGCTGAAAAATCCGTCCAAGGCAAACTTAGTTGCAGAGTAGGGGACCGTAAAGGGAAACCCGACTTTACCTGGACACAGAGTGAAGTTCTGTTACAGCGCAGAAAGCTGCTCTGCCTAAACCCCTGTTTTGCACTTcatcagaaaaagaattttacCCAAAGGGACATCACTGTTAGTGAAATGTCATCCTGGCACCTGAACAGCAGCATTACAACTATTCCCGTCAGCTTCCAGCTTTTTCAAGGTCTTAAGGCCAACACCATGTCTCATGTCTTTGCTCAGGGTATGAGCAACCCGCAGTGACTATGAAACCCTCAGAGGGGAGAGATGGAGCAAAGTTTAAACTCTTGTCTCTGGACACAGAGCTGAGCTGATCACCAGAAGACTAACCAACATACCAGCTGTGAGTGGGGACATCTGTTAGTAATTTAGGTTCCTGACTTAACAGAAATTTATTAGAACAGAGTCGTGTTTTTGTGAATAGAGTCGGTCGATAACTCACTCTACAAATATTAGCATGAACTTGACCTACCAAACAAAGGTGGCAGCCAGAGAACCCATGCAGTGAGAAATTACTGTATTTCCGCTTTTCCCCATAAAACTGGGGGTATATGAGCTCTGCTGCTTTAATGAGCCTGACACCAGGGTGTGGGGCTTAGTTACAGGGCTGGTCAAAAAGCAAGCTGTGGTGATTGGATTGCATCAGAGAACAAATTCCATcgagaaaatacaaaaaagatctgtaatttttttttttttttttttttttttgagtgtggTAAGCAGTTCTGGCTCCTTTAGGATGCCTGGTGTCTCTGCATgctacttctgaaaatcagccCACAGTGTCTTTTGACTGAATCCCGTGTCACCTACCTCGCTCCTCACTCACCTGCCATGGATGAAACCACTACGATGCTGCCTTCGCTCTCCTTCAGCATGGGCAGGGCAGATGTGGTCATTGCCACATAGCTGAGGAAGTTGATCTCCAGGAGCTTTCGTACATGCCCAACATCCCCATTGAAATAACCAAAGTACGATGTGCCGACGTGATTAAGAATCAGCATGTCTAGGCCTCCTGCAAGCAGAGGAGCAGGCATTAGTGCTGGGTGGGAGAGGGCTACAACCAGCAAAACAGAGCCTTTCCTGGGCAGAGAATAAATgtaatcagaagaaaacaggtttttggGTCGGAGCTGCGGCCTGTCATCTCTGGAGTAGGGATATAGTCCAGATTGTGGCTGACAGTAAAAATTTTGttgtgattccccccccccccccccagttcaaAACACAAATACCATGGCACAAGGGAGATCGCCCTTGAGTTTTCTGTGGGCCCAGGGTGGGAGAGGAAGCGTTCCACGCAGAGCTGAAAtattgcatttctgcagctgtgacCCATGACCGCAATAGCAAGGCTGCTGTGGGCCTGATGGGCGGTTTCAGACCACAGTAGCTGGGGGTGATGAAATCCAGGATTATAATACTGGAACAGGATGTCATGAGGGCACAGA encodes the following:
- the LOC115335441 gene encoding corticosteroid 11-beta-dehydrogenase isozyme 1-like isoform X1, whose translation is MGLLLKIFIPLLGLALAFYFYSAPENFNEEMLRGKRVIVTGASSGIGEQMAYHLARMEAHLLLTARTEAKLQKVVKRCLELGAASARYVSGSMEDTTFPEVVVKEAENTWGGLDVLILNHIGYSYFNYFNGDVGHVRKLLEVNFLSYVAMTVSALPMLKESEGSIVVVSSVAGKTAAPFSAPYSATKFALDGFFSSLRHEFIIEKVNVSITLCILGYIDTEEATDTPTEPAVPVAAPPSNTAPSLPDLPSLQRTPCEQSHTPSGTHQPRRRSAHWRSSRAGCCAGGSCTTHPGRWAACSSSGT
- the LOC115335436 gene encoding corticosteroid 11-beta-dehydrogenase isozyme 1-like isoform X2; the encoded protein is MGRLQKILIPFLGLVLAFWFYSARENFKPEMLKGKRVIVTGASTGIGEQMAYHLARMGSHILITARTEAKLQKVVERCLELGAASARYVSGTMEDMAFAEHVVKEAETLLGGLDMLILNHVGTSYFGYFNGDVGHVRKLLEINFLSYVAMTTSALPMLKESEGSIVVVSSMAGKVGFPFTVPYSATKFALDGFFSSLRQEFSIQSVNVSITLCILGFIDTESALRAAAEVLLVAPAPREECALEILRAGALRRRELYYRYGSTRLPLLLRDWAAELLDYLVRSRYRLDGLKRN
- the LOC115335436 gene encoding corticosteroid 11-beta-dehydrogenase isozyme 1-like isoform X1, with translation MGRLQKILIPFLGLVLAFWFYSARENFKPEMLKGKRVIVTGASTGIGEQMAYHLARMGSHILITARTEAKLQKVVERCLELGAASARYVSGTMEDMAFAEHVVKEAETLLGGLDMLILNHVGTSYFGYFNGDVGHVRKLLEINFLSYVAMTTSALPMLKESEGSIVVVSSMAGKVGFPFTVPYSATKFALDGFFSSLRQEFSIQSVNVSITLCILGFIDTGKISAVRSSCEEPSVTSAASPALRLPLPPTLRCHLCFSSRPAVARVHAKHPLLSPPPKSGPKTNFSPRATQNQPPPVRCTFHWSKWKCRPPASH
- the LOC115335441 gene encoding corticosteroid 11-beta-dehydrogenase isozyme 1-like isoform X2, encoding MGLLLKIFIPLLGLALAFYFYSAPENFNEEMLRGKRVIVTGASSGIGEQMAYHLARMEAHLLLTARTEAKLQKVVKRCLELGAASARYVSGSMEDTTFPEVVVKEAENTWGGLDVLILNHIGYSYFNYFNGDVGHVRKLLEVNFLSYVAMTVSALPMLKESEGSIVVVSSVAGKTAAPFSAPYSATKFALDGFFSSLRHEFIIEKVNVSITLCILGYIDTENAVRAVSHAIRDTPAPKEECALEIVKSGVLRRRELHYPSRAVGSLLLLRDIAPDFLDSLIRSSYKVENIRRT